A single region of the Syngnathoides biaculeatus isolate LvHL_M chromosome 17, ASM1980259v1, whole genome shotgun sequence genome encodes:
- the ark2ca gene encoding E3 ubiquitin-protein ligase ARK2C yields the protein MVLVHVGYLVLPVFGSVRNRGAHFPRHQHSHATSCRHFQQAPISAEFPLGHGGQPAQTGLANHLPPSHHPPLATLPAAPQFQEVSGPPFLPQALHQQYLIQQQLLEAQHRRILPHSRRTQERVPLNPHRLRSTYEYSPPLHAPQPVTQQPRYLAEGTDWDLSVDAGLPHHQYHLQQLPQHYQHYLASPRMHHFPRNTSSAQVVVHEIRNYPYPQLHLLALQSLNPSRHATAVRESYEELLQLEDRLGSVSRGAVQTTIERFTFPHKYKKRKPLHLKLGGEEEETDVDEKCTICLSMLEDGEDVRRLPCMHLFHQGCVDQWLATSRKCPICRVDIETQLNADS from the exons GAGCACACTTCCCCAGGCACCAACACAGCCATGCTACCTCCTGCCGACACTTTCAGCAGGCGCCCATCTCGGCCGAGTTCCCTTTAGGACACGGCGGCCAGCCCGCTCAGACGGGCCTGGCCAACCACCTCCCCCCCTCACACCATCCGCCCCTCGCTACCTTGCCCGCCGCCCCGCAGTTCCAGGAGGTGTCGGGGCCTCCGTTCCTACCTCAGGCCTTACACCAGCAATACCTCATCCAGCAGCAGCTTCTAGAGGCGCAGCACCGCCGGATTCTCCCACACTCCAG AAGGACCCAGGAACGGGTTCCCCTCAACCCGCACAGACTGCGCTCCACCTACGAGTACTCCCCACCCCTCCACGCCCCGCAGCCCGTCACCCAGCAGCCCAGGTACCTGGCTGAAGGCACCGACTG GGATCTGAGCGTCGACGCCGGCCTCCCTCATCATCAGTACCACCTCCAGCAGCTGCCGCAGCACTACCAGCACTACCTGGCCTCCCCCCGAATGCACCACTTCCCCAGGAACACGTCTTCTGCGCAAGTG GTTGTGCACGAAATCAGAAACTACCCGTACCCCCAGCTGCACCTGTTGGCACTGCAAAGTCTCAACCCTTCCAGGCATGCTACTGCTGTACGGGAGAGCTACGAG GAGCTGCTTCAGTTGGAGGACCGGCTGGGCAGTGTGAGCAGGGGTGCGGTGCAGACCACCATCGAGCGCTTCACCTTCCCGCACAAATACAAAAAG AGGAAGCCGTTGCACCTGAAGCTCGGCGGCGAAGAGGAGGAAACGGACGTGGATGAGAAGTGTACGATTTGCTTGTCCATGCTGGAAGACGGCGAGGACGTCAG GAGATTACCCTGCATGCACCTCTTCCACCAAGGATGCGTGGAccaatggctggcgaccagcagGAAGTGTCCAATCTGTCGCGTTGACATCGAGACACAGCTGAACGCCGACAGCTGA